Sequence from the Candidatus Poribacteria bacterium genome:
ATTTGGTTTCCCAACGCATGGTTTTGGGGAAACGGAGTTCCTCAATCCATTCGGGCAGGAGTGGTTGCAATACTTCTGATGTGGGTTCCCCCGTTTCGAGTTTGGAGGCAGCCACGTACTCGCCTCGTTCGGTATCAACGATACGCAGTGCTGAGAGTTCAACACCCTGTGTCTTTGCGAAGCCAATAGCCGCTTTGGTAGGCTCGCCGTTTTCGTCGTAGGCGATACGTTTTGGGGGGCCCACCACCTCTGTTTCTTGACTTTCTTGAAGGGTCTTTATGTCCTTGATACTGAGCGTAAGGCGGCGCGGTGTGCCGAGTGTCTCAATTTCACCAAACGAGATTCTATGATTCGTAAGGGATTCGGCTGCGATCTTATGTAGCTGCTCAAGGACAGGTGGTACGTAACTCGCGGGGATCTCTTCCGTACCGATTTCAAACAAGAGATCGGCGGTTTCAGTACTGTTAGAAACCGCACCTACCGTGGTGGAGGCTGGTTCGGTGCAGTTGGAAACCGCGCTTACCATGGTAGGAGTTGCCTCCGTGCTGAAGCGTCCCATGAGCGGATGTTCCATTTCTTCACGCTGCTTGACATACGCACGTGCGATCCGCTGTGCAAGTCGTCGCACGCGTTCAATGTAACTCACCCGTTCCGTGACACTGATGACCCCGCGCGCATCTAACATGTTGAAGGTGTGCGAGCATTTCAAGACATGATCGGTTGCCGGTAGCACTAACCCCGCATCTAAACATGCATAAGTTTCCTTCTCGTAGGTGCTGAACAGGTCAAAAAGCATCTCTACATTTGCGTGCTCAAAGTTATAAGTCGAGTATTCTATCTCGCTTTGGCGGTGGACATCACCATAGTTAACGTGTTCATTCCAGCGGATGTCAAAGAAGTCGTCAACATCTTGCAAGTAGAGTGCGATGCGCTCAAGTCCGTAGGTAATCTCGGCACAAATCGGATCGAGATCAATGCTCCCCATCTGTTGGAAGTAGGTGAACTGCGTGACTTCTGCACCGTTCCACCAAACCTCCCAACCGAGTCCAGAGGCACCGAGTGTCGGGGATTCCCAATCGTCTTCAACAAATCGGATGTCATTTTTGCGAGGGGAGATACCGAGACTATAAAGGCTCTCAAGGTAGAGGGGCAGCACGTTTTCAGGTGCTGGTTTCAGTATCACCTGATATTGATAATACGCGCCGACGCGGAAAGGGTTTTCGGCGTATCTGCCATCAGTGGGACGACGGACGGGTTCTACATAGGCTGTCTGCCACGGTTCTGGACCGAGGCATCGCAAAAAGGTTGCAGGATTGAATGTCCCTGCACCGACTTCTATATCGCACGGTTGTTGGATAATGCAGCCGTGGTCTGCCCAAAATTTCTCTAACGCTAAAATTATTTCTTGAAGAGTCATATCTGTTTTTTCTTTGCACACTCCATTTTGAATTGATTGATGCACATTTATTGTAACATAACAGGTTTCTTTAAGCAAAGGATTTTCAAGGCGTAAATTTTCATTGCATTTTCAAAGGAAAATGGGATATAATAGTTGATCAACGGATTTATTTCTCAGATGTTCTTCTGCTTTGTGGTGGAGACAAGGCATCACAAGCGTGGGATATTGAATGCGCAAAAACCTATTGGCGAGAATACAAGAAGACATACCCATGAGAGAAATGGGAAACTGGCGCGAGTACCAAATTGAAAGACTGGCTAAAGACCGGGAGGCAGCAATTGACTATCTCCAGTTGACATTGGAGGAATACCTTATTGATGGTGATTTGCCTTTTTTTCTAAAAGGACTCCAGACCTTTGTAGAATCACAAGGTGGAGTTTCTGAACTTTCCAAACGCACCAATATTGAACCTGAAATTTTCTTGGATGTGTTATCCAATGGAAATGCCCCACGGTTAGACATGCTCAGAACTATTCTGAACGCGCTTGAGTGTCGGTTATCAATTGAACCCCAAGCGCGTGTGAACATCAGTCTTGAAACTGCTACTGATTCACCGTAAGCCTGAAAATATGTAACCATAGGAGAAAAGCATGAAGCAGATCGTAAGAATCGCCTTACTCAGCCTTACGCTTTTCGGTTTCCTTGTACTCGGAAACCATACTGTGCGCGCCGAAAATCAATCCGACTCGGAGCCGAAGGTTCAACGCAGTACGAAAAAGAAACCGCAGCTCCGCCGTGCAACTGTTAAGAAACAGAAAAAGAAATCGGAGAAGAAAAGGGTGAGAAACACACGCCGTATCACCAATCTCCGGAAGACTTGGGCACGAAACCGCGCGAAACAAACGCGCCAAGACCAACGCACATCTGTGCCAGCAGAAACGCGAGTGCGTCAGCCTGCTGATCCCGCCGCTACGCTTCAACCGCAGGATGCCGTGAGGCTCGGTCTCCAATCGCCGGAGTCTGTGTTACCGCAACCGTTTTACGTCGATATACAAAGCGACGGCGATAGACACAGGCTCGATGTGGGTGTTCAGACCGAAGACGGTTCGGCTCTTAGTTTCCATGTGGCGGAAGAAGCCAGCACAGAAGGGATCACCAAAAGTGTTGGTGTGGGCGGGTCAGTCACCTTTGACGAGATGCCAGGGTTTATCACGCGGACGCGCGACATCTTATTTTATGTCCCGAAAAAGATCGGTGCCGGTGTCGTGTATTTCGGCAGAGGGGTCAAGCGTTTATTCTCGTGGTAAGTGTTAAGTCGGATATAATTGCCTCAAGTGCTACACTCACAAAGCCATTGTCTGCTATCCGCTTTTGTACTGATATAAATTCTAAACATCATTTCCCTCCGAAACGGATTCCAACCAATCAATAGCAGCCTTTTCATCTTGTTTGAGCAAAAAAACTTGTCTTAACTTTACTGATTTTGTGGTCTGAATAAACGGTAGCACTTCAAGCATTTTTGCATGGGCAGATTCTAAAATCGAATCCCGAATGAAGGTACTGGCATTTAAAATTTCAATACCGATGAGTTCACCGTCCGCGTTTAATTCGGCAGTGATATTAGGACTGAGTTCAAGACTGTTGCTTTCTGGTTCCTCGGAAATCGCCAGATGCAGTATATCCTCTTTCTCAAAGTAGACCATCTTTGTTTTATTTAAGAGTGTACCTTCCTGTCCTAATTCGCGTCAGCATATCCCCATTTTTATTGACATTATACCTTATTTTAGGATATTGTCAACTCATTTCAATAATGACCAGTCGGGTTCGTCTTCTGGGTCGCCGAGGGGACCATGGGCGTTACGAACAATGCGGCGTTGCGCGTCGTACCAGTCCATATAACTGGTTGCGGGTTGGAGTTTGTCGTTGCGGGTATCCATCAGGCTGGTGAGGGTGTTCTCCATTTTATCTGCCAACGCTTTTGCTTCGGGTTTGTCAATCAGGTTGTTCATCTGCAGCGGGTCTGTCCCTACGTTATACAGTATACGTTTGCCGTCGAGCCAGCGTGCGTAGCTGTGTGTCTTTGTGCGGACACCGCGCCACTCGTTACCATCGATGAGATAATCGTAGGTAGATCCGAAGTTCATCGTCAGGACTGCATCTTGTTCAAAGGCATCGGTTTCACCGCGCCAAGACGCTGATAGATCGTAGCCTTCCACGGTTCGAGGTGGCTGAATGTCGCACAAACCGCAGAGCGATGGAAACAGATCAACAGGGGATGTGAGTGTGTCACAGGTGCGGTGGTTTCCATCGAAAACACCGGGCAGACGCATAATCAACGGCACTTTAATGGATTCTTCATAGGGTTCTCGCTTCGCCCAGAAATTGATGCCTTGCGCGCCGCCTTGCGTTCCGTGGTCGGATCCGAAGATGAGTAGTGTATTTTCGACACGTCCCGTCCTTTCGAGATACGCCATCAGTTCACCGAGCATATCGTCCACCGTTAACGTCATTGCGAGATAGTGTCGGTAAATTTCTAACGACTGTTCTTTAACCGAATCAGGAACGTTTTTTGGGAGTTGGAGTTCAGTAGGCAGCCGATCGTAGTATTCCTGCGGTGCAAACTCATAAGGTGTGGAGTGTGCTTGATGAGGTGAGATAAACAGACAGAATGGTGTATCGTTCTCCATATCGTCCATGAATTGAAAAGCGTATCGGTTCAGGGCATCGGTTTCGTAACCCTCCCATCTTTCGTTCCGCCAGTCTGTGTCGAGGTTCACAG
This genomic interval carries:
- a CDS encoding sulfatase, translating into MTDKPNIVYLLADQIRAYSLPVYGDTQIETPHIDRLAQEGTVFSNAIATAPVCTPYRSMLLTGRHPQTTGHLINFVKTRHDEIGFGDVFSRNGYRTAWVGKWHLHTGSFPEIGGRDYVPEGRDRLGFQHWRGYNFHTDYFNGTVNLDTDWRNERWEGYETDALNRYAFQFMDDMENDTPFCLFISPHQAHSTPYEFAPQEYYDRLPTELQLPKNVPDSVKEQSLEIYRHYLAMTLTVDDMLGELMAYLERTGRVENTLLIFGSDHGTQGGAQGINFWAKREPYEESIKVPLIMRLPGVFDGNHRTCDTLTSPVDLFPSLCGLCDIQPPRTVEGYDLSASWRGETDAFEQDAVLTMNFGSTYDYLIDGNEWRGVRTKTHSYARWLDGKRILYNVGTDPLQMNNLIDKPEAKALADKMENTLTSLMDTRNDKLQPATSYMDWYDAQRRIVRNAHGPLGDPEDEPDWSLLK